A single genomic interval of Stenotrophomonas sp. ZAC14D1_NAIMI4_1 harbors:
- the mdcG gene encoding malonate decarboxylase holo-[acyl-carrier-protein] synthase: protein MPDRPARHTLAWLSANADWRADVAAHEPRLASWFAQGLPAMVARRAVDDPDPRLRLGVPLPPSEGKQRIALRVPLHDVVRQQPPPTLEAILATGVAHDWQLALHALAHIAPARVFGAFAWQHLSGLPYVHAASDIDLLWQVDAAAQADAVVARLQEWEREYGRRVDGELCLGDGAAVNWREYAGGSRQVLVKRLEGAALEARERLFVATGVAA from the coding sequence ATGCCTGACCGGCCCGCCCGCCACACGCTGGCCTGGCTGTCGGCCAATGCCGACTGGCGGGCCGACGTGGCCGCGCACGAACCGCGCCTGGCGTCGTGGTTTGCGCAGGGGCTGCCAGCGATGGTGGCGCGGCGCGCCGTGGATGATCCCGACCCGCGCCTCCGCCTTGGCGTGCCGCTGCCGCCAAGCGAAGGCAAGCAGCGCATCGCCCTGCGCGTACCGCTGCACGATGTCGTGCGCCAGCAGCCGCCGCCGACACTGGAAGCGATCCTCGCCACCGGTGTTGCCCATGACTGGCAGCTGGCGCTGCACGCATTGGCGCACATTGCGCCAGCACGCGTGTTTGGCGCCTTCGCCTGGCAGCATCTCAGTGGCCTGCCCTATGTGCATGCCGCTTCGGATATCGACCTGCTGTGGCAGGTGGATGCCGCCGCGCAGGCCGACGCGGTGGTCGCGCGCCTGCAGGAGTGGGAACGCGAGTACGGCCGTCGCGTGGATGGCGAACTGTGCCTGGGCGATGGCGCTGCCGTGAACTGGCGCGAATACGCCGGTGGCAGCCGCCAGGTGCTGGTGAAGCGCCTGGAAGGCGCCGCGCTGGAAGCCCGCGAACGCCTGTTCGTCGCCACCGGAGTGGCCGCATGA
- the mdcE gene encoding biotin-independent malonate decarboxylase subunit gamma, which yields MSAPLQTLLDALFPRGHRIDVQDSVLTGTATTEDGEVTVIGTTDRIEVGVDHALALADTVLASTAAHPQRPIVMLADTAGQRLARRDELLGINGYFAHLAQTLDLARRRGARLVTLVYGESVSGGFLSFGLMADHIHALPDAQVRVMDLRAMARVTKQPLEKLQALSQSSPVFAPGVANYVSMGAVDSLWDGDLAQHLLQALRTPSEGDLRAARGVERGGRALAADVCTAVARGDA from the coding sequence ATGAGCGCCCCGCTGCAGACCCTGCTCGATGCCCTGTTCCCGCGCGGGCACCGCATCGACGTGCAGGATTCGGTACTGACCGGCACGGCCACCACCGAGGATGGCGAGGTGACGGTGATCGGCACCACCGACCGCATCGAGGTCGGCGTCGACCATGCACTGGCCCTGGCCGACACCGTGCTGGCCAGCACCGCTGCGCATCCGCAGCGACCGATCGTGATGCTGGCCGACACCGCTGGCCAGCGCCTGGCCCGCCGCGATGAACTGCTGGGCATCAACGGCTACTTCGCCCATCTCGCGCAGACCCTCGACCTGGCCCGCCGACGTGGCGCGCGCCTGGTCACCCTGGTCTACGGTGAGTCGGTGAGCGGTGGTTTCCTGTCCTTCGGCCTGATGGCCGACCACATCCACGCCCTGCCCGATGCGCAGGTGCGGGTGATGGACCTGCGCGCGATGGCGCGGGTGACCAAGCAACCGCTGGAGAAGCTGCAGGCACTCAGCCAGAGCTCGCCGGTGTTCGCGCCGGGCGTGGCCAACTACGTGTCGATGGGCGCGGTCGATTCGCTGTGGGACGGCGACCTGGCCCAGCACCTGCTGCAGGCGCTGCGCACGCCCAGCGAAGGCGACCTGCGTGCCGCACGCGGCGTAGAGCGTGGCGGCCGTGCGCTGGCAGCGGATGTCTGCACTGCGGTGGCCCGCGGCGATGCCTGA
- a CDS encoding biotin-independent malonate decarboxylase subunit beta → MSHVQRHSYYEADARERIAGLVDAGSFREFLGPARRVMSPHLAQLDQPAAFDDGIIVGEATLQGRRVLLAAQQGEFMGGGVGEVHGAKLTGLLRRAAQTRPDGVLLLLDTGGVRLHEANAGLIAISEIMRATLGARAAGVPVVALIGSGNGAFGGMGIVARCCTTVIMSEEGRLSLSGPEVIETVRGVEEFDSRDRALVWRVTGGKHRYLIDQAQVLVPDAIEAFARAAADALQADAASGDTDTALDALQARHAALKARVQAWGDCRDGLEIWARQGIAEPERLPLLDTDAFLAATADRSLP, encoded by the coding sequence ATGAGCCACGTACAACGCCACAGCTACTACGAAGCCGACGCACGCGAACGCATTGCCGGGCTGGTCGATGCCGGTTCGTTCCGCGAGTTCCTCGGCCCGGCGCGACGGGTGATGAGCCCGCACCTGGCCCAGCTCGACCAGCCGGCCGCATTCGACGATGGCATCATCGTTGGCGAAGCCACGCTGCAGGGCAGGCGCGTGCTGCTGGCTGCGCAGCAGGGTGAATTCATGGGCGGTGGCGTCGGCGAGGTACACGGCGCCAAGCTGACCGGCCTGCTGCGCCGCGCGGCGCAAACACGCCCCGACGGCGTGCTGCTGCTGCTCGACACCGGCGGCGTGCGCCTGCACGAAGCCAACGCGGGGCTGATCGCCATCTCCGAAATCATGCGTGCAACGCTGGGCGCACGCGCCGCTGGCGTGCCGGTGGTCGCCCTGATCGGCAGCGGCAATGGTGCGTTTGGCGGCATGGGCATCGTCGCCCGCTGCTGCACCACCGTCATCATGTCCGAGGAAGGCCGGCTGTCGCTGTCCGGGCCGGAAGTGATCGAGACCGTGCGCGGCGTGGAAGAATTCGACTCGCGCGACCGCGCCCTGGTATGGCGCGTGACCGGCGGCAAGCACCGCTACCTGATCGACCAGGCGCAGGTGCTGGTGCCCGACGCCATCGAAGCGTTTGCACGAGCCGCCGCTGATGCACTGCAGGCCGACGCCGCCAGCGGCGATACCGATACCGCACTGGATGCCCTGCAGGCCCGCCATGCCGCACTGAAGGCACGCGTGCAGGCCTGGGGCGATTGCCGCGATGGACTGGAGATCTGGGCACGCCAGGGCATCGCCGAACCCGAGCGCCTGCCGCTGCTGGACACCGACGCCTTCCTTGCCGCCACCGCCGACCGGAGCCTGCCATGA
- the mdcC gene encoding malonate decarboxylase acyl carrier protein, which yields METLDYRFDGRTPVQFPRDAVLVGVLASGNLEILLEPAAQDGAMTVRIITAAQGFGTIWQAVIADFAQRHPLRDVRISINDAGATPAVVSLRLDQAVETLLAGGTP from the coding sequence ATGGAAACCCTCGACTATCGATTCGACGGCCGCACCCCGGTGCAGTTCCCGCGCGATGCGGTGCTGGTGGGCGTGCTCGCCTCGGGCAACCTGGAAATCCTGCTGGAGCCCGCCGCGCAGGACGGCGCGATGACGGTGCGGATCATCACCGCCGCGCAGGGCTTCGGCACCATCTGGCAGGCGGTCATCGCCGATTTCGCGCAGCGCCATCCGCTGCGCGACGTGCGCATATCGATCAACGATGCCGGCGCGACCCCGGCCGTGGTCAGCCTGCGCCTGGACCAGGCCGTGGAAACCCTGCTGGCCGGAGGCACGCCATGA
- the mdcA gene encoding malonate decarboxylase subunit alpha translates to MNPSWDTLERSRQARLERAAPWARGREVAAADVGALLHALLEPGDKVCLEGNNQKQADFLAQALADLDPARVHDLHMVQSVLSLPSHLDVFERGIASKLDFSFSGPQSVRLANLVAEGRIQIGAIHTYLELFGRYFIDLTPRVALVAAQAADRHGNLYTGPNTEDTPVIVEATAFGGGIVIAQVNEIVDTLPRVDIPADWVNFVVQAPRPNHIEPLFTRDPAQISEIQVLMAMMAIKGIYAEYGVNRLNHGIGFDTAAIELLLPTYAESLGLKGKICQHWALNPHPALIPAIESGFVKSVHSFGSELGMEKYIAARGDVFFTGADGSMRSNRAFSQTAGLYACDMFIGSTLQIDLQGNSSTATRDRIAGFGGAPNMGSDARGRRHASDAWIKAGQQAARPGEMPRGRKLVVQMVETFREHMAPAFVERLDAWELAERADMPLPPVMIYGDDVSHVLTEEGIANLLLCRTPEEREQAIRGVSGYTAVGLGRDRAMVENLRDRGVIRRPEDLGISPRDASRDLLAARSVKDLVRWSGGLYDPPKRFRNW, encoded by the coding sequence ATGAACCCGAGCTGGGACACGTTGGAACGCAGCCGCCAGGCCCGCCTGGAACGCGCCGCGCCATGGGCCAGGGGCCGCGAAGTCGCCGCCGCAGACGTGGGTGCGCTGCTGCACGCCCTGCTGGAGCCGGGCGACAAGGTCTGCCTGGAGGGCAACAACCAGAAGCAGGCCGATTTCCTTGCCCAGGCCCTGGCCGACCTGGACCCGGCACGGGTGCACGACCTGCACATGGTGCAGTCGGTGCTGTCGCTGCCCTCGCACCTGGACGTGTTCGAGCGCGGCATCGCCTCCAAGCTGGATTTCTCCTTCTCCGGTCCGCAGTCGGTGCGGCTGGCCAACCTGGTGGCCGAAGGGCGCATCCAGATCGGCGCCATCCACACCTACCTGGAACTGTTCGGCCGCTACTTCATCGATCTCACCCCGCGCGTGGCGCTGGTCGCCGCACAGGCTGCAGATCGCCACGGCAACCTCTACACCGGCCCGAACACCGAAGACACTCCGGTGATCGTCGAAGCCACTGCCTTTGGCGGCGGCATCGTCATCGCCCAGGTCAACGAAATCGTCGACACCCTCCCCCGCGTCGATATCCCCGCTGACTGGGTCAACTTCGTGGTGCAGGCGCCGCGCCCGAACCACATCGAGCCGCTGTTCACCCGTGACCCGGCGCAGATCTCCGAGATCCAGGTGCTGATGGCGATGATGGCCATCAAGGGCATCTACGCCGAGTACGGCGTCAACCGCCTCAACCATGGCATCGGCTTCGACACCGCGGCCATCGAACTGCTGCTGCCCACCTATGCAGAGTCGCTGGGGCTGAAGGGAAAAATCTGCCAGCACTGGGCGTTGAACCCGCACCCGGCGCTGATCCCGGCGATCGAATCTGGCTTCGTCAAATCCGTGCATTCGTTCGGTTCGGAACTGGGGATGGAGAAATACATCGCCGCCCGTGGCGATGTGTTCTTCACCGGTGCCGACGGGTCGATGCGCTCCAACCGCGCGTTCTCGCAGACCGCCGGCCTGTATGCCTGCGACATGTTCATCGGCTCCACCCTGCAGATCGACCTGCAGGGCAACAGCTCCACCGCCACCCGCGACCGCATCGCCGGCTTCGGTGGCGCGCCCAACATGGGCTCCGATGCACGCGGCCGCCGCCACGCAAGCGATGCCTGGATCAAGGCCGGGCAGCAGGCCGCGCGACCGGGTGAAATGCCGCGCGGGCGCAAGCTGGTCGTGCAGATGGTGGAAACCTTCCGGGAGCACATGGCACCGGCCTTCGTTGAACGACTGGACGCCTGGGAACTGGCCGAGCGCGCGGACATGCCGCTGCCGCCGGTGATGATCTACGGCGACGACGTCAGCCACGTGCTGACCGAGGAAGGCATCGCCAACCTGCTGCTGTGCCGCACGCCGGAGGAGCGCGAACAGGCGATCCGTGGCGTGTCCGGTTACACCGCCGTGGGCCTCGGACGCGACCGCGCGATGGTGGAAAACCTGCGCGACCGCGGCGTGATCCGCCGCCCCGAAGATCTCGGCATCTCGCCGCGCGATGCCAGCCGCGACCTGCTGGCTGCGCGTTCGGTGAAAGACCTGGTGCGCTGGTCTGGCGGCCTGTACGACCCGCCCAAGCGCTTCCGCAACTGGTAA
- a CDS encoding TonB-dependent siderophore receptor: protein MTLPARSSLPRRALLPAALLSCLAVAAPAASAADAGADASDAKTLDRVSVRAEQSAPPSSTTRLPITLQETPQSSTVIGLQRLQDESLFSINDVMRNVTGVSVSFYDTQRPLYYARGFAITDFQVDGIPTYSGSTNQEYDTAFYDRVEVIRGANGLLSGAGVPSATVNLLRKRPGKEFDASFSVSAGSWDYRRMEADVTAPLTADGRFRSRVVAAYTDRDFYYDRYKEDKMAGMAVLEGDLTDSTTVTVGYQTQDNNPVGSTWGTVPFFDSQGNFAHLPRSTNLSPKWSYWQRETSTVFANLEQRFGDDWLLKINTSYTRGNVQNVRLYGTGNPNPVDGSGIFLRAAAGDAEDTRRNVDAYLTGTFNLFGREHDVTLGTQWSDLEATTNTTTLNFPTDWARCGGDRCYYIPNVYDWNGDISEVTYTRTGGRRVAKTTQSGIYLATRLRLADPLSLIAGARLSRWETRSRSYSTTGAYTGTSGAYKVSDEVTPYVGLVYDITPNVSAYASYTEIFNPQNFKDKNENLLAPVQGSNVEAGIKTQWLDGRLTANAAVFEAKQDNYAVRDMSVPDGSLSDGTSAYIGVNGTKARGWEVDVNGEILPGWTVNAGYTHVKVTRATTDLLYANPAEDLLQLNTQVRLPGALDRLSVGAGVQWQSKVQGYNIPYPLGGTVTVNQPAYALVQFNANYRISDNWTATLSVRNALDKTYWANLDYNNYGEPRFVAASLRWKF from the coding sequence ATGACCCTGCCCGCCCGCTCTTCCCTGCCCCGCCGTGCGCTGCTGCCGGCCGCCCTGCTGTCCTGCCTTGCCGTGGCCGCGCCCGCCGCTTCGGCTGCCGACGCAGGTGCCGATGCCTCCGACGCCAAGACCCTGGACCGGGTGAGCGTGCGTGCCGAGCAGTCGGCGCCGCCGTCGAGCACCACCCGCCTGCCGATCACGCTGCAGGAAACCCCGCAGTCGTCCACGGTGATCGGCCTGCAGCGCCTGCAGGACGAATCGCTGTTCAGCATCAACGACGTGATGCGCAACGTCACCGGCGTCAGCGTGTCCTTCTATGACACCCAGCGCCCGCTGTACTACGCGCGTGGTTTTGCCATCACCGATTTCCAGGTCGACGGCATCCCGACCTACAGCGGCTCGACCAACCAGGAATACGACACCGCCTTCTACGACCGCGTGGAAGTGATCCGCGGTGCCAATGGCCTGCTCAGCGGCGCCGGCGTGCCGTCGGCCACGGTGAACCTGCTGCGCAAGCGCCCGGGCAAGGAGTTCGATGCCTCGTTCTCGGTCAGCGCCGGCAGCTGGGATTACCGCCGCATGGAGGCCGACGTGACCGCGCCGCTGACCGCCGACGGCCGCTTCCGCAGCCGCGTGGTCGCCGCCTATACCGATCGTGATTTCTATTACGACCGCTACAAGGAAGACAAGATGGCCGGCATGGCCGTGCTGGAAGGCGACCTGACCGACAGCACCACCGTCACCGTCGGCTACCAGACCCAGGACAACAACCCGGTGGGTTCGACCTGGGGCACCGTGCCGTTCTTCGACAGCCAGGGCAATTTCGCCCACCTGCCGCGCTCGACCAACCTGTCGCCGAAGTGGAGCTACTGGCAGCGCGAAACCAGCACCGTGTTCGCCAACCTGGAGCAGCGCTTCGGTGACGACTGGCTGCTGAAGATCAACACCTCCTACACCCGCGGCAACGTGCAGAACGTGCGCCTGTACGGCACCGGCAACCCGAACCCGGTGGACGGCTCGGGCATCTTCCTGCGCGCCGCCGCCGGCGATGCCGAAGACACCCGCCGCAACGTCGATGCCTACCTGACCGGCACCTTCAACCTGTTCGGCCGCGAGCACGACGTGACCCTGGGCACCCAGTGGTCGGACCTGGAAGCCACCACCAACACCACCACGCTCAACTTCCCCACCGACTGGGCACGCTGCGGCGGCGATCGCTGCTACTACATCCCCAACGTGTACGACTGGAATGGCGACATTTCCGAGGTGACCTACACCCGTACCGGTGGGCGCCGCGTGGCCAAGACCACCCAGAGCGGCATCTACCTGGCCACCCGCCTGCGCCTGGCCGATCCGCTGTCGCTGATTGCCGGCGCGCGCCTGAGCCGCTGGGAAACCCGCAGCCGTTCGTACAGCACCACCGGTGCATACACCGGCACCAGCGGCGCCTACAAGGTCAGCGATGAAGTGACCCCGTACGTGGGCCTGGTGTACGACATCACCCCGAACGTATCGGCGTATGCCAGCTACACCGAGATCTTCAACCCGCAGAATTTCAAGGACAAGAACGAGAACCTGCTGGCCCCGGTGCAGGGTTCGAATGTCGAAGCGGGCATCAAGACGCAGTGGCTGGATGGCCGCCTGACCGCCAACGCCGCGGTGTTCGAAGCCAAGCAGGACAACTACGCGGTGCGTGACATGAGCGTGCCGGACGGCTCGCTCAGCGATGGCACCTCGGCCTACATCGGCGTGAACGGCACCAAGGCACGTGGCTGGGAAGTGGACGTCAACGGCGAGATCCTGCCGGGCTGGACGGTCAACGCCGGCTACACCCACGTCAAGGTGACCCGCGCCACCACCGACCTGCTGTATGCCAACCCGGCCGAAGACCTGCTGCAGCTGAATACCCAGGTGCGCCTGCCCGGCGCGCTGGACCGCCTGAGCGTGGGTGCCGGCGTGCAGTGGCAGAGCAAGGTGCAGGGCTACAACATCCCTTACCCGCTGGGTGGCACGGTGACGGTGAACCAGCCGGCGTACGCGCTGGTGCAGTTCAACGCCAACTACCGCATCAGCGACAACTGGACGGCGACGCTGAGCGTGCGCAACGCGCTGGACAAGACCTACTGGGCCAATCTGGACTACAACAACTACGGCGAACCGCGCTTCGTGGCGGCGAGCCTGCGCTGGAAGTTCTAA
- the mqo gene encoding malate dehydrogenase (quinone): MKKFGKALIALLVLLLLAAALFLYWPLTQRSVPAASNDKPVDVVLVGAGIMSVTLATYLQELQPDWNIQVYERLDTVAGESSDGWNNAGTGHSAFAELNYTPELPDGSIETKRAVGIAESFEVSRQFWSHQVKEGRLSQPSDFINPTPHMSFVWGDDNIAYLHKRQQALVKNPLFYGMQYSEDPAQIKQWAPLLMEGRDPKQKVAATWMPLGTDVNFGVITRQLTAGLQRSPNFGLHLNHEVRALRQNADKSWNVTVKDLKADTETTTHARFVFIGAGGAALKLLQMSGIPESKDYAGFPVGGQFLAFQGADVTSRHHVKAYGMAETGSPPMSVPHLDARKLDGKPVILFGPFALYSTKFLKHGSWWDLYSSVNHNNVGPMLSVGKDNLDLVQYLMGQARLDDADRQAELVKYFPNAKPTDWKLVTAGQRVQIIKRDPLKGPVLQFGTEIVTDKDHTLAALLGASPGASTSPPIMLDLMAKAFPEQMKAGWETRLREIVPSYGRKLNDSAALTNEIRTLTSQSLHLPYLEVPLENAATPALAPATAPAAPEKRNANEELQAL, translated from the coding sequence ATGAAGAAATTTGGCAAGGCTCTTATCGCCCTGCTCGTGCTGCTGTTGCTGGCCGCCGCGCTGTTCCTGTACTGGCCGCTGACCCAGCGCTCGGTGCCCGCCGCCAGCAACGACAAGCCGGTCGACGTCGTCCTGGTCGGCGCCGGCATCATGAGCGTCACCCTGGCCACCTACCTGCAGGAACTGCAGCCGGACTGGAACATCCAGGTCTACGAGCGGCTGGACACGGTCGCCGGCGAAAGCTCGGACGGCTGGAACAACGCCGGCACCGGCCACTCGGCATTCGCCGAACTGAACTACACCCCGGAACTGCCCGACGGCAGCATCGAGACCAAGCGCGCGGTCGGCATCGCCGAATCGTTCGAGGTCTCGCGCCAGTTCTGGTCGCACCAGGTGAAGGAAGGCCGGCTGAGCCAGCCCAGCGACTTCATCAACCCGACCCCGCACATGAGCTTCGTCTGGGGCGATGACAACATCGCCTACCTGCACAAGCGCCAGCAGGCGCTGGTGAAGAACCCGCTGTTCTACGGCATGCAGTATTCGGAGGATCCGGCACAGATCAAGCAGTGGGCACCGCTGCTGATGGAAGGCCGCGACCCGAAGCAGAAGGTCGCTGCGACCTGGATGCCGCTGGGCACCGACGTCAACTTCGGCGTGATCACCCGCCAGCTGACCGCCGGCCTGCAGCGCAGCCCGAACTTCGGCCTGCACCTCAACCATGAAGTGCGCGCCCTGCGGCAGAACGCCGACAAGAGCTGGAACGTGACGGTGAAGGACCTCAAGGCCGATACCGAGACCACCACCCATGCGCGCTTCGTGTTCATCGGTGCCGGTGGCGCTGCGCTGAAGCTGCTGCAGATGTCCGGCATTCCCGAATCGAAGGATTACGCCGGCTTCCCGGTGGGCGGCCAGTTCCTGGCCTTCCAGGGCGCGGACGTGACCTCGCGCCACCACGTGAAGGCCTACGGCATGGCCGAAACGGGCTCGCCGCCGATGTCGGTGCCGCACCTGGATGCGCGCAAGCTGGACGGCAAGCCGGTGATCCTGTTCGGGCCGTTCGCCCTGTACAGCACCAAGTTCCTCAAGCACGGCTCGTGGTGGGACCTGTATTCCTCGGTCAACCACAACAACGTCGGCCCGATGCTGTCGGTGGGCAAGGACAACCTGGACCTGGTGCAGTACCTGATGGGCCAGGCACGCCTGGACGATGCCGACCGCCAGGCCGAACTGGTGAAGTACTTCCCCAACGCCAAGCCCACTGACTGGAAGCTGGTGACCGCCGGCCAGCGCGTGCAGATCATCAAGCGCGACCCGCTGAAGGGCCCGGTGCTGCAGTTCGGCACCGAGATCGTGACCGACAAGGACCACACCCTGGCCGCGCTGCTGGGTGCTTCCCCGGGTGCCTCGACCTCGCCGCCGATCATGCTGGACCTGATGGCCAAGGCCTTCCCGGAGCAGATGAAGGCCGGCTGGGAGACCCGCCTGCGCGAGATCGTGCCGTCGTACGGCCGCAAGCTCAACGACAGCGCAGCGCTGACCAACGAGATCCGCACGCTGACCAGCCAGAGCCTGCACCTGCCCTACCTGGAGGTGCCGCTGGAGAACGCCGCGACGCCGGCGCTGGCCCCGGCCACTGCGCCGGCCGCGCCGGAAAAGCGCAACGCCAACGAGGAACTGCAGGCCCTGTAA
- a CDS encoding PAAR domain-containing protein, producing MLIVVGDALQTGGSVLSGSPHTDIEGRAVARVGDRVICARHGPGSIVSGDASLVIDGQPVARDGDKASCGCALVAGQQQRAHVVAGGGGGGGGGSSSALGTLAKVAGIVAPLLKTLPLQTPPFAPPGTAAPEAPVAPQCWVKDHDALVDRDVDGRYYEAYDINGDKHDYLFPVSYRIEIPLQAQGDVVVSIKVQPMPQAGVTVAEVAATKARMEQGIEQFWNGRFTLDVHDPECGTRSFPIRYEVRWVQGGSDYKLVIHRSYDREQVEFPDIDVSVSTTPWTFAHEFAHTLGVPDEYSYNDPDEETVRYIQPDGTLDPEVLVAVPDSRALSDPAATIMNAVDCAVTKPRHAWNIAREVRELLSRDIGREITCTVK from the coding sequence ATGCTGATCGTAGTTGGCGACGCCCTGCAGACGGGCGGCTCGGTCCTTTCAGGGTCGCCCCATACCGATATCGAAGGCCGCGCGGTTGCCCGCGTCGGGGACCGGGTGATCTGTGCCCGCCACGGGCCGGGTTCCATTGTCAGTGGCGATGCGAGCCTGGTGATCGACGGCCAGCCGGTGGCGCGCGATGGCGACAAGGCCAGTTGTGGCTGCGCCCTGGTGGCGGGCCAGCAGCAGCGTGCGCATGTCGTCGCCGGTGGTGGTGGTGGTGGTGGTGGTGGCAGCAGTTCCGCGCTGGGCACCCTGGCCAAGGTGGCCGGCATCGTGGCGCCGCTGCTGAAGACGTTGCCGTTGCAGACCCCGCCGTTCGCGCCTCCGGGTACGGCCGCGCCGGAAGCGCCGGTCGCGCCGCAGTGCTGGGTGAAGGACCACGACGCATTGGTCGATCGCGATGTCGACGGTCGTTACTACGAAGCCTACGACATCAACGGCGACAAGCACGATTACCTGTTTCCGGTCAGCTACCGCATCGAGATTCCGCTGCAGGCGCAGGGGGACGTCGTGGTGTCGATCAAGGTGCAGCCGATGCCGCAGGCCGGTGTCACCGTTGCCGAGGTCGCCGCGACCAAGGCCCGCATGGAGCAGGGCATCGAGCAGTTCTGGAACGGACGTTTCACCTTGGACGTGCATGACCCCGAGTGTGGTACCCGCAGCTTCCCCATCCGCTACGAAGTGCGCTGGGTCCAGGGCGGCAGCGACTACAAGCTGGTCATTCACCGCAGCTATGACCGCGAGCAGGTCGAGTTTCCGGATATCGACGTTTCGGTATCGACCACGCCGTGGACGTTCGCCCACGAATTCGCCCATACACTAGGTGTGCCGGATGAATACTCGTACAACGATCCGGACGAGGAAACCGTGCGCTACATCCAGCCCGATGGCACGCTTGATCCGGAAGTGCTGGTTGCGGTTCCCGATTCGCGCGCGCTGTCCGATCCGGCAGCGACCATCATGAATGCAGTGGACTGTGCTGTAACCAAGCCGCGTCATGCCTGGAACATCGCGCGCGAGGTACGCGAGCTTCTCAGTCGCGACATCGGCAGGGAGATAACATGTACCGTCAAGTGA
- a CDS encoding GNAT family N-acetyltransferase, with protein MPIHYRPARPDDAAACIDLRGRTRENAFSAAQLAELGITVDSWAAGIAEGDFIGRIAEDDGTVVGYGFADRDSGEVLVLALLPDYENRGIGKRLLQEVVELAHAAGHSRLFLACSADPRSRSHGFYRYLGWRPTGEVDEAGDEILELG; from the coding sequence ATGCCGATCCACTACCGCCCTGCACGACCCGATGATGCGGCCGCCTGCATCGACCTGCGCGGGCGCACCCGCGAGAACGCCTTCAGCGCCGCACAGCTGGCCGAACTGGGCATCACCGTGGACAGCTGGGCCGCGGGCATCGCCGAGGGTGACTTCATCGGCCGCATCGCCGAAGACGACGGCACCGTGGTCGGCTACGGCTTCGCCGACCGCGACAGTGGTGAAGTGCTGGTGCTGGCCCTGCTACCGGACTACGAGAACCGCGGCATCGGCAAGCGGCTGTTGCAGGAGGTGGTCGAGCTTGCCCATGCGGCCGGGCATTCGCGCCTGTTCCTCGCCTGCTCGGCTGATCCGCGGTCCCGCTCGCACGGTTTCTATCGCTACCTGGGCTGGCGACCCACCGGCGAGGTTGACGAGGCCGGTGACGAGATCCTTGAACTGGGCTGA
- a CDS encoding LysR family transcriptional regulator ArgP has translation MRIDHAQLRALAAVIREGSFDRAAQSLNVTPSAISQRVKALEDRIGRLLVKRGTPATATAEGQLLVQLAEQTALLEHDALHRMGLADEDLPQASIPVAVNHDSLETWFPQAAQQFAQRTGTTLDLRVEDQDHTVELLRQGTVLGAVTTLDEPVQGCQIHALGSIRYAATCTPEFRERHFAKGVTAQALAQAPVLVFNRKDDMQSRFARRMAGDELPSTAPTWWIPSTRAFVQANLGGLGWTMNPLPLVKRHLDAGRLVYVRQRAWEDVPLYWQHWKGDVQTMALLTQAVLEASSTLVRRKR, from the coding sequence ATGCGCATCGACCATGCCCAGCTGCGGGCCCTGGCCGCGGTCATCCGCGAAGGCAGCTTCGACCGCGCCGCGCAGTCGCTCAATGTCACCCCATCGGCCATCTCGCAGCGGGTGAAAGCGCTGGAGGACCGGATCGGCCGCCTGCTGGTGAAGCGCGGCACGCCGGCCACCGCCACCGCCGAGGGTCAGCTGCTGGTGCAGCTGGCTGAACAGACCGCGCTGCTGGAGCACGACGCCCTGCACCGCATGGGCCTGGCCGACGAGGACCTGCCGCAGGCCAGCATCCCGGTGGCGGTGAACCACGACAGCCTGGAAACCTGGTTCCCGCAGGCGGCGCAGCAGTTCGCGCAGCGCACCGGCACCACCCTCGACCTGCGCGTGGAGGACCAGGACCACACGGTGGAGCTGCTGCGCCAGGGCACGGTGCTGGGCGCAGTGACCACGCTGGACGAGCCGGTGCAGGGCTGCCAGATCCATGCGCTGGGCAGCATCCGCTATGCGGCCACCTGCACGCCGGAGTTCCGCGAGCGCCATTTCGCCAAGGGCGTGACCGCGCAGGCGCTGGCGCAGGCCCCGGTGCTGGTGTTCAACCGCAAGGACGACATGCAGTCACGCTTCGCCCGCCGGATGGCTGGCGATGAGCTGCCCAGCACGGCGCCGACGTGGTGGATTCCATCCACCCGGGCCTTCGTACAGGCCAACTTGGGCGGGCTGGGCTGGACGATGAACCCGCTGCCGCTGGTCAAGCGCCACCTGGATGCCGGGCGCCTGGTCTATGTGCGGCAGCGCGCGTGGGAGGACGTGCCGCTGTACTGGCAGCACTGGAAGGGCGATGTGCAGACGATGGCCCTGCTGACCCAGGCGGTGCTGGAGGCATCGAGCACGCTGGTCCGACGCAAGCGGTGA